Within Limisalsivibrio acetivorans, the genomic segment AGACAACTTCAAAGCGTCAGCTATAAGCATCCTTTCAGGACAATACCCCTGTCGGATGAGAAGAATGTTGTTATAGAAAGATTCCAGGTCACCAGAGAATTCAAGGCTAACGGAAGGGAGTTTGCAGATTTTGTATTGGGAAGAACGGACAAGCTCCCCGACGAACTCAGGGAGCTTGAGATCTTCGAAAAAACGCCAAAGGGCCTGCTGGAATACTAGCCAGCATCACGCACACAGCGCACCATGTTGTCGATACGCTGTATATCCCCCTGGGGACCTTTATAGTAGAAGGTATCCCCCTCATAATCGAGGGCGGTCTCTGCACCCTCACCGTTTTCAGTCTGTTTGCTGTTGCTCCTCTGTGCTCCTGCTCCGTGGACATCCATAATATTCCCGTTCATATATCCGAGGGCCCTGCCGAAGGATACATAGGAGCCTGAACGTCCGTTCCCGCCGTAGGAGGCGTGGGTGGTACTGCTCCAGTAGTAGCCCCAGTCCGTTGCACCCTCCTCGTTAAGAAAGGATGTGGAGGAAAACACAGGGTCGATGGCTGCACTCCCCGTGGTATCGGGTGATCTGCTGTAGTCCACCAGGGTTTGAAGCTCCTTTACATTCGGGAGCCTCCAGTCCGAATAGCCTGCCGTTGAAGCGGATTCGCAGGTACTCACAGCATCCTCAAAGCTTGATGAGGCACTGTCCCCCCTCTGCCACATAAGGCCCGTAGCACTGTCGGTAACCGTTCCGTCACCGTTATCGGTGTAGCTGTTTTTGCCGTAATCCCCGTTACCTCGAACGCATGAAAGATAGAAGAGCTTGTCCCCGCCCCCAATCGCAACGGGATACCCTTTTATCCTGCCATCTACGAAGTTAACGCCGAATACCGTTTCATCCCCGTTCATGGTGGTGTACACGTATTTAGTGGAGGAGATGTACTGGCCATCGATGAGCCGTTCGCCATTGTCCTGATCCCCGAAGGTTCTTGAGAATGAGCCGTCTATGAAGAGATCCAGCCCCTCGGTGTCTGTGCCAGTGTATGATGTGGGGTCTGTTCCTGTGAAAAGTATGAGAGAATACAGGGTTTTTATATCTGGAAGCCGCCAGTCGGAATATCCGCCAAGTTCAAGCTCAGCGCAGTAGGTTACAGCATCATCGTAGCTCAGCTTATCGTCAACGTCTGCCAGGTCGCCGTCGTCGTCAAGATCCGTACTCTGCATCCACATAAGCCCCGTAACCTTGTCCGTAACAATCCCTCCGGTGACT encodes:
- a CDS encoding DUF1566 domain-containing protein, which codes for MKLRTVLIVLLIGVFILACGGGGGGGSSEGGGFVDDDNETVIDDDNDTVIDDNDTVQLTYPVVDTGQTGCYDSSSGNSEPCSGKGYDADYTGNQPSYTVTGGIVTDKVTGLMWMQSTDLDDDGDLADVDDKLSYDDAVTYCAELELGGYSDWRLPDIKTLYSLILFTGTDPTSYTGTDTEGLDLFIDGSFSRTFGDQDNGERLIDGQYISSTKYVYTTMNGDETVFGVNFVDGRIKGYPVAIGGGDKLFYLSCVRGNGDYGKNSYTDNGDGTVTDSATGLMWQRGDSASSSFEDAVSTCESASTAGYSDWRLPNVKELQTLVDYSRSPDTTGSAAIDPVFSSTSFLNEEGATDWGYYWSSTTHASYGGNGRSGSYVSFGRALGYMNGNIMDVHGAGAQRSNSKQTENGEGAETALDYEGDTFYYKGPQGDIQRIDNMVRCVRDAG